From the Clarias gariepinus isolate MV-2021 ecotype Netherlands chromosome 3, CGAR_prim_01v2, whole genome shotgun sequence genome, one window contains:
- the LOC128519366 gene encoding arylamine N-acetyltransferase, pineal gland isozyme NAT-10-like has product MDLQEYFRRIGFSGVYEKPDLATLRTVHKLHVMSIPFENLSIHCGERNTMDLQIIYEKIVKKRRGGWCMENNQLFSWVLGEMGYKYTTLGCKVFNTLKNDFNPFNSHLVNMVDIEGKPYIADVSYGVSGQIWHPLEMIAGKDQEQPAGIFRLLNDGQRWTLEKTARKPVVQNEAFTNSSLVDKRVTKTMYSYLLIPRGIDHFLNTCEFLQTSPESLFTQKSICSLQTPTGFRALIGWTYSEVTFNPEEDTDNIKMRDVADSEIETILKEKFNIILVNKLTPINNKAAFKM; this is encoded by the coding sequence ATGGATCTTCAGGAATATTTCAGAAGAATCGGGTTCAGCGGGGTGTACGAGAAACCCGATCTGGCCACGCTCCGTACCGTGCACAAGCTGCATGTGATGAGCATTCCCTTCGAGAACCTCAGCATCCACTGTGGAGAGCGGAACACCATGGACCTGCAAATTATTTATGAGAAGATTGTAAAAAAGCGCCGTGGAGGATGGTGCATGGAAAACAATCAGCTCTTCTCCTGGGTGCTTGGAGAGATGGGCTACAAATACACCACGCTGGGCTGCAAAGTCTTCAACACGCTCAAAAATGACTTCAACCCTTTTAATTCACACCTTGTAAACATGGTGGATATCGAAGGCAAGCCGTATATCGCCGACGTGAGTTACGGAGTGTCGGGACAAATTTGGCATCCGTTAGAAATGATCGCAGGAAAGGATCAAGAACAGCCGGCGGGGATTTTCCGCCTGCTGAACGATGGTCAGAGGTGGACATTGGAGAAGACTGCAAGGAAGCCTGTGGTCCAGAATGAAGCCTTCACCAATTCCAGCCTCGTTGACAAACGTGTCACAAAGACAATGTACTCTTATTTGCTAATTCCACGTGGAATTGACCATTTTCTGAACACATGCGAGTTCCTGCAGACCAGCCCTGAGTCTCTGTTCACCCAGAAATCCATTTGTTCCCTCCAGACTCCGACTGGATTCAGAGCTCTGATTGGTTGGACCTACAGCGAGGTTACATTTAATCCTGAGGAAGATACAGACAACATCAAGATGAGAGATGTAGCTGACAGTGAGATCGAGACCATACTCAAGGAAAAGTTTAATATCATCTTAGTTAATAAACTCACACCAATAAACAACAaagctgcatttaaaatgtaa